TACGCCCTACTCGTTTGGCGCCATCGCCGGCACCAAGAAAGGCGAGCTGTTTCTGCCGGTTCGCCGTACTGCCATCTATGACTGGCACAAACAGCGCGGCGCAACCTGGGAGCCGGTTGGACAATGGCGGCGGGCCTATTGCTATCCGCAACACGACGAAACCAAACAGGATGCCATCAACCGCGAGATACTTGCGGTTCGGGAAAAGGTCGGCCTGCTTGATGCCTCCACTCTCGGCAAGATCGAGATCAAGGGGCCGGACGCCGCGAAACTGCTCGACCTCGTCTACACCAACATGTTCTCGACCCTCAAAGTCGGCAAGGCACGCTACGGCCTGATGATGAGTGAAATGGGCTTCCTGATGGACGACGGTGTGACAGTTCGCCTGGGCGATGATCACTACTTAATGCACACAACCTCGGGCGGTGCCGACAACATCGTGGCGTGGCTGGAAGAGTGGCTGCAGACGGAATGGACATCACTGAAGGTCTTCGTGACCGCAGTGACCGAGCAATGGTCACAGTTTGCCATTGCCGGACCCAGGGCCCGCGCAGTGCTCGACAAGCTGGACTGCGATATCGACCTGTCGCCCGAGGCGTTCGAGTTCATGAGTTATCGCGAAGGCACGCTGGCCGGATACCCTGTGCGGGTTTTCCGGATCAGTTTTTCCGGTGAGCTGTCCTACGAAATCGCCACGCCATCAGGATATGGTCGCGGGTTGTGGGATGCGCTGATGCAGGCCGGCGAGAACGAAGGCATCACCGCCTACGGTACAGAAGCACTGCATGTGCTGCGCGCTGAAAAGGGCTTTATCGTTATCGGTGATGAAACCGACGGCACGGTCACGCCGCATGATGTCGGCATGAGCTGGGCGGTATCGAAAAAGAAGGATGACTTCATTGGCAAGCGCTCGCTGGAGCAGGCTTTCCTGGCGTCTGAAGGCCGCAAGCAACTGGTCGGGTTGCTGACCACGGACCCGCAGGAAGTGCTGCCGGACGGTGCCTATGCCGTTGAGGCCGTCAAATCCGCACCGCCGATGAAGATGATAGGGCATGTGACGTCGAGCTATTTCAGCCCGACACTGCAACGCTCCATCGCCATGGCCCTGATCGAAGGCGGCCAGGGCAAAATGGGTGAAACGGTTTCATTTCCGCTGGAGGGCGGCAAGACCGTCGAGGCAGTGATTGCGTCTCCAGTGTTCCTCGATGCAGAAGGAAAACGCCAGAATGTCTGAAGCAGTCCATACAAGCCCGCTCGCACATCTTGACGGCAGTCATGACGCTGCGGAGTTGAGTATTTCCATCTCTGAGGTTGCCGATCGCGGCATGATAGACCTGAGGGGTGAAGCCGGTTCGGTCAAGTTCCGTCAGGCCGCCAAGACAGCTCTCGGTATCGACCTGCCGCTGAAACCACGCAGCACAGCCGTCAAAGGCGACGTGACGGTGTTGTGGTTGTCGGTTGACCAGTGGCTGGTCTGCTGCCCGCGCAACAAGGCGGCCGGCCTGGTCGACAAGCTGCGCAAGAACCTTGATACACTTCATTCGCTGGTCGTGGACGTAAGCGACGCGCGCGCCATTATCCGGCTTGAAGGCGACAATGCACGTGAAGTCATGATGAAGGGCTCATCGATCGACTTCACACTGCCGGACTACAAGACCGGACTGGTGCGCCGACTGGTGTTCGCTGAAATCGCCGCCCTTGCCCACATCGTAACGGACAAGCCGTGCACGATCGACATCTACGTCTTCCGGTCTTTTGCGGACTACACGTGGAAATGGATCGAGGCGACGGCCAAGCCTGCTGCGACCATCGGGTTGTTTGGTGCACGGTCGGAATAGGGGCAAACCACCTTAAAACGACGTCTTCAGTTTCTGTTCCCGCTCAAAGCGTTCCAGGCCCAGTTCGATCAGCCTGGTGATCAGTTCCGGGTAGGAAATACCACTTGCCTCCCACAGCCGCGGATACATGCTGATTTTGGTGAAGCCCGGCATGGTGTTTATCTCGTTCACGATTATCTCGCCGTCACTCTTGAGGAAACAGTCCACCCTGCCGAGGCCTTCGCATTCAAGCGTTTGAAATGTTTTCACGGCAAGGTCACGAATTGTGCCGCTGACGGTGTCGGGTATGTTGGCCGGAATTTCCAAGGCTGCGCCATGCTCATCCAGATACTTGGCTTCGTAGGAATAGAAGTCGTGGCTGGGCTTGATCTCACCGACAACCGAGGCTTCCGGTTGCAGGTTGCCGAGCACCGCACACTCAAGCTCCCGGCCATCGATGAACTCCTCAACCAGGATTTTCGTGTCGTAGGCAAAGGCATCTGCAACCGCCTCGTCGAACGTAGTCTGGTCGGAGACTTTGTGAACACCGACGGACGATCCCATGTTGGCCGGTTTGACGAACAGCGGCAGGCCGATTTCCGCCGAGATGGCTTCGAAACTCAGAATGTCCCCGTGCCTGAAGGTCAGGGATCTGGCAATCGGTATACCCGCATCGCGCAGCAGACGCTTCATGACATCCTTGTCCATGCCGGCGGCCGAGCCAATCACCCCGGAACCGACGAAAGGCACACCGGCAAGTTTCAACAGCCCCTGCACCGTGCCGTCTTCGCCAAAAGGGCCGTGGAGAATAGGAAAGGCCACATCGATTGAAGAGTGAGCGCCGCCACTGGACAGATTGCTCAATTGTCCGCCGCTTTGAGGCACCAGCGCCACACTCTCAGGGTTTTCGCTGTTGAGTTTTATCAGTTTCGGATCAGCGGCATTGAGCAGAAACCGGGATTGATCCGGCAGCAGCCATTCGCCGGACTTGTCAATGCCTATGAGAGCAACATCGTATTTGCTCCTGTCGATTGCGTCGGCTACATTTTGGGCCGATTGAAGCGACACTTCATGCTCTGCGGATTTACCGCCGAACAGAATGCCCACCTTTAGTTTTCTATTCGCCATATGTCCTGTGCCCTGGAATCAGTATCGCAGTCCTGACCGCAAACGTATCAGGTGCAATACTGACAATCCAACTCGCTTTGCCGGGTTGTTCGCCAGGGGTGTTTTCGTACTCTGAGTTGATGCGGGCTACACCAAAAAGCCGACTTTCTAGCGCGGCAAAGTCGACAGCCAGTCGAACAGCTTGTCGAAACCACCGAACGGATACATGTGCGGGCCCATGACCTTGAGTTCAGGGTTTGTGGCGTGAATGGCTGCCAGGTCCTCGATGAACTTGTCCGGTGTCGATACAGTCAAAAGCTTGGTGATATTGAGCGCCTGCTTGCGAATGAAGCGGGCCGAATTGCCGACACCGCAAACCGCTGCATATTTCGCAAGCGTCTTGATGGAAGCAGGACCGGGAATACCGATGAAGGCAGGCAGATCGATGCCGTTTTCACGCAGCATCTTCGCCCAGCCCGCAACCGGGGCTGCTTCAAACAGGAATTGCGTCGAGATAAAGCCTTCCAGGCCGGCGTCACGGATATACGCCTGTTTTTCACTCAGAGCCTGCATCAGCATGGCGTCACCGTGCAGCTTGGCGATGTCGGCATTACCTTCAGGGTGGCCGGCCACGCCAAGCGCCTTTGCGCCATTGGCTTCGAACACACCGGTTTCCATCAGTTGCAGGGCGCAGTGATAGTCGCCTATCGGTTCCGGCGCACCGCCGCCGAGAACCAGGTAGCGCGTGACGCCACCGGATGCGGCCAGCCGCTCGACACGGCGCTTCAGGTCATCCTCGTTCTGGACGAACCGGGCCGGAACATGAGGCACCGGTTCAAGGCCCAGCTTCCTGATTTCCGCCACTGCTGCAATCTGATCTTCAAGATGTGAAGGATCGACAAGGGCCACGAAAATGTGGGTTCCCGGTGCCACATGCTGCGCAATCAACGGCAGTTTCTCTGCCTGTCGCGGGGTAATCTCCAGCGTCATGTTTTGCAGGAACGCCGCGGTTGCGGTTTGGTTGCCGGCAGCCGGAATAATAGTTGTTGATGCGATACCCATTGACGAAGTCCTCATAAGCAGATAGCTGCAGATCATGCGTTATTTGTCTACAGGCAGGCATGGTTTTTGCGACTTGGCAGTGACAGATGCGACGCGTTTCCACACAATGTGGTCGGCGTCCGGCGCCAATAGTGGTTCGGGACTATTGCGGGGGGTTTGCGAAACTCCTCCCGCTCTCACCCGCAGCTTGAGGAAAGTCTGAAGCCAATGTTTGGTGACAAATCCAGAGACTTGCCGATGCCGATCGCCCTGGTCCTGGTGCCGGAGTTCACGCTATTGCCGGTGACCTCGGTAATTGACCCGTTGCGGCTTTCCAACAGACTGTCCGAAAAGGACCTGTACAAATGGTCGATCCATTCAACTGACGGATCACCCATCACTTCATCAAGCGGCATCACACTGGTTCCAGACGGCAATCTGGACACCATACCTGAACATGCGACCGTCATTGTCTGTGGCGGCACCAACGTTCACCGCTACGGTGAAAAGACACTGTTCAACTGGCTGCGCAAGCAGGCCCGGCGCGGCACCGATATCGGGGCCATCTGTACCGGCGCGCAATTGCTGGCGATGGCCGGATTGCTGGACGGGTATACCTGCACGATCCACTGGGAGAACCAACCGGGGTTCATCGAGGAGTTTCCGGACATAAATGTAACCTCCGGCCTGTTCGAAGTGGACCGTGACCGGTTTACCGGTGCCGGCGGGACTGCGGCCCTCGACCTGATCCTGTCGCTGATTTCGGCCCAGCACGGAGCGGTGCTGGCATCCAGTGTTGCCGAAAACATCCTGCATTCGCCGATCCGGCAGCCGGGTGAGCATCAGCGCATGTCACTGCCGGCACGCATCGGCGCACGCCACCCGAAGATGGTCGGTATCATCGAGCAGATGGAAAACAATCTTGAAGACCCGCTGTCGCCCAGCCTGCTGGCGCGCCAGGCCGGCCTGTCAACACGGCAACTCGAAAGGCTGTTCCGGCGCTACCTGGACCGCTCGCCAAAACGCTATTATCTGGAGCTGCGCCTGAAGAAAGCCCGCTCCCTGCTGCTGCAAACCAGCATGTCGGTGATCAATGTGGCCCTGGCGTGCGGGTTTTCCTCACCATCGCATTTTTCCAAATGCTATCGCGCCTATTATTCGCGCACACCCTATCGAGAGCGCGGCCTGCCGAACAGTTCAGTGCCGGACGAACAGCTTTAACCGTCGCCGCGACGCGCTGCCGGCAAGGTCAGGATTGCGTGCAGACCGCCAAGCCCGCTCTTGTCGAGATGCAGTTTGCCACCGTACATGGCGGCGGTCTCACTGACGATCGACAGACCCAGACCGGACCCGGGCTTGGTTTCATCAAGCCGCTTGCCGCGTTCCATGGCAATGGCCGCGCCGCCGTCAGGCAGACCAGGCCCGTTGTCTTCCACACACACGTCGATCCAGGCAATCCGCTTGTCGACAGGAGAGGCTGACGGGCGAACGCCGACGGCGACCTTGCCATTGGTCCACTTGAAGGCATTGTCCAGCAGGTTGCCGACCATTTCCTCCAGGTCCTGGCGTTCACCGCGGAAGCGAACCTTGGTGTCATATTTGGACTTGACCGAGATTTTCCGGTCAACGTGTATCCGTTCCAGCGTGCGTACGATCGACTTCACCACATCGCTGGCGTCCGTTGAAGACCCGATTGTCTTGGCGCGCGCGGCGCGTCGTGCACGATCCAGGTACATGGACACCTGGTCACGCATGACGCCGGTCTGTTCGGACACTTTCTTGCCCAGGGTGCCGCCGTGAATGCCGGCCTCATTGGTCAAAACGCTTAATGGTGTCTTCAGCGCATGAGCCAGATTTCCCACCTGGGTACGGGCGCGATCGATCACTTCGGTATTGGCCTTCAGCAGCAGGTTGAGTTCATCGGTCACCGTTTGAATCTCGTCTGGATAGCTGCCGGCAATGCCCTCCTGCTCACCCTCCCGGATTTCCGCCAGTTCGCCCTGCAGGTCCGACAGCGGCCGCAGGCCATACCTGACCTGCAGCAGGATCGCGGCCACAAGGCCCACACCGAGCAGCCCGAGGACGGCGATCAGCGCATTGTTGAAGGCGGACACCTCGGTTTGCAGTTCGTCGAAGTTTCCGGCCACCAGAAAGGAATACTGCTCCTTGCTGCCGAACAGGGTAAAGCGCTGTTCGATGACCCGCAAAGTGTTGCCGGACTGGTCCTCGAGATATCCGCTCATGCGGTTTCCGGGCCGCCGATCCGGTTTCATGAACTGTGTCAGCGGCAGCCGTTCGTCGAGCAATGATGCAGATGCAACCTGCCGCGTGGGATCGCCGTCCAGTGACGAAATCTGCCAGTACCAGCCGGCCAGCGGGATTTCAAACCGCGTGTCAGCCAGGACGTTATTGATTTTCGGCACTTCCTGCTGAAGCTCCACCGAAGCCAGCAAACCGTCCATGACGGCCTGCAGGCGGGCATCGAGACTGCGCTCGACCGCGGCGGTAAACAGTGAACTCAACAGAATACCGGCGGCAATCAGCAGGACCACACTGACAACCGAGGCAGCTGCGATCAGCCGGAAGGCAAGTGATTTACGACTGATCATCCGGCTCGGACAGGCAATAGCCAAGACCACGAACGGTTTTCAGCACGTCAATGCCAAGCTTCTTGCGGAGCCTGCCGACAAACACTTCGATGGTGTTGGAGTCACGATCAAAATCCTGATCATAGAGATGCTCAACCAGCTCGGTGCGGGAAATCACCTTGCCCTTGTGGTGCATCATGTAGCTGAGCAGGCGGAATTCAAGCGAGGTCAGCTTGATCGCTCCGCCATCGACCGTGACCCGTGCGCTGCTGGTATCGAGCGCCAGTTCGCCGCAGGTCATCTCGGATGAGGCATTGCCGGATGCCCGGCGCAGCAGGGCGCGAACCCGGGCGAGCACTTCTTCCATGTGAAACGGCTTTGCAACATAGTCATCCGCACCGGCGTCAAATCCGGCGACCTTGTCGCTCCAGCGATCACGGGCGGTCAGGATGAGCACGGGCATCTTGCGGCCGTCGCGACGCCAGTTTTCCAGCACGCTGACCCCGTCCATGACAGGCAGGCCGATGTCGAGAATGACGGCATCATATGGTTCGGTGTCACCGAGAAAATGGCCTTCTTCGCCATCAGTTGCAGTGTCTACGGCATAGCCTGCGTCACCAAGCGCCGTCACCAATTGCCGGTTCAAGTCCGGATCATCTTCAACTACCAGTAAACGCACACCATCCTCGCTTGTTCAGATCATTGAGCCATTTGATCTAGCGGCATCCCAGAACCCGGCCGCTTTTTGCGTCCACGACGCAACGCCTGGCACTGCCGCCCGAAACCACGGTGACTATAAACCTGCCACCTTTTTTGACCACTCTAACCGCACGCCCGCCAGCAGCGCGCTCGGCTGCGCGCTTTGCACTGGATGCGCCGGCTACACGGATGAGAGGCGCAGTGGCCGCAAGACCACCCTGCCTTCCAATACCACGTCGCGGCCGGAGAGCGCGATCAGCACGCCTGCCAATAGCCCGTTTCAATCTGAAACCGCCAGTTGCGTCCATGAGGGGCAAAGTGTCCATTGAACCTGCCACCGCGCCGTCGGTTATGCTTTCCACGGCGGAGGCTTGCGTCATAGACGTCACAGGCACCGCGGACGCTGAAACGCCTGCAATGCCGGTGCCTATCACAAGGCAAATCAATGTTATAAATAGCTTTTTCAATTTGCTCACTTCATGGGGTGCCGATTTCGAGCCGGACCATGCATTATTGCACATGAACACGTGATGAACACTTAAATACACCCTTCAAAAGCCAGTGAAACGCGCGACCTCCGATAGCGGTGCCCTGTCTGTTTTCAGGGAGTTTACCGGCGCTTCCGGATCAGGAAAGCCAAGCGCTATGCCGCAAAACAACATCCAGTCATCCGGCGGATGTGTGTGGCGGGCAACCGATTTGTGCCACATGGCCCAGAACTCCTGACCGCATGTTGCCAGCCCGCGCGCCGTTGCAGCCAGCATCAGTGTCTGGATAAACATGCCGGCGTCGGACCACTGGCCAGGTTGCATCTGGCGGTCGAGATAGACAAACAGGCCAACCGGCGCAGAGAACAATTCGATGTTGCGGCGAAACTGCTTCATCCGGCCAGGCTTGTCCTCGCGCCCGACTCCAATGGTGGCATACAGGTCTTCACCACACTTGTGACGCCTGGCGAAGTACGGCTCCTTCAGGTCTTGCGGGTAAATGCGGTACTCGCTGCCCTCGCCACGCGGCAGATCGCCCACCTGTGCCTGCACATCACCAATCAGAGCCGCAAGCGGTTCGCCGCTCAGCGCAATGATGTTCCAGGGTTGAAGATTGCCGCCTGACGGCGCGGTGGCTGCAACGGCGAGAAGCTCTTCAACAGCTTTACGATCTACAGGTTTGCCTGCCAGAAATGCGCGGCAACTGTATCGCGCACGTGCTGCGTCTTCAACGTTCATGAGCGTACCACCAGCCAGAGAAACATCAGTTGACCGGCAGACTAGAGCATGACTTGTCATTCTGGAAGCAGTCAGGCCGCATTGCGGTAAACGCCTCTCTCCTGCATCAGTCACGTGACCCGGCGGCCAGCAGGTGCAGCCCGCATTTTGCTGCCCAGTTGGCGGGTGTGGCGATGGCATGCAACTCGCCGAGTTCGCACACCCGGGCCGACAGCCATGGCAGCTCGAGACGATTGCCGCGCTCGACATCTTCCAGCATGGAAGATTTAAACTGCTCAGGCAGCCCGTCATAGAATGCCATGCCGTCTGCCACCTGGTCACCCGCAAACCCGTGCCCTTCAGCTTTGGCGACACTGACAAGCTCTTCCAGCAGCGATTGCAGGAATTTGCGTGTGGTGGCATCGCTGCGCACATCTCCCACAGATTTGCGTGTCAGTGCAGTGGCCGCAGACAGCGGTACCAGGCGAATGTATTTCTGCCAGATGACCTGGCTGACATCATCGCTGCGCACACCATCAATGCCTGGCGCACGTTCCAGCGCATCAGACAATTGGCCCATCACCGAATTTCCGTTGTCCGCTCCGAAGATCATTTTATGCACGCCACCTGAATTGCGGATCACACCGGGGCGGTCAATGACGGCAAACAGGTAGATCGTGCCGCCGACGACCTGATCGCCTGCAACGTGTTTTGAAATGGTTGCGACACTGTCGATGCCGTTCTGCAGGGTAACGACCCTGGTATGCGGCCCAATCAGTGGCTTCATGGCTTGTGCGGCGGCCTCCGTATCCCACAGCTTGACCGTGAAGACCACCAGATCGACTATGCCGATATCTGCAGGGTCGTCGGTCGCGGTCAAATCGAGCCCGCTGACCTCGCCCAGCGGGCTTTCGACAGACAGCCCGTCGTTCCGGATAGCATCAAGGTGCTGTCCACGGGCAATCAGTGCGACGTCAAGACCAGCCTGGGCGAGCCTGGCTCCGACATAGGCACCGATAGCGCCGGCACCCATAATGGCAACTTTCATGTCTGCCTCCTGTTTCTGCTCAATTCGGTTTTCAAAAAATCATGCACCGTCTGCTACTGCCTGACGCATCGGACCCGACACCAGCGCATAAGCCACCGTCCAGGCAGCACGAGCCTGATCCGTAAAACCCTCCCCCAGTCCCTGACCCAGCGTCCACAACAGCGCCGATCCGACTGAATCGTAATGCCGGTCCTCGACACCGTACGTCAGATGCTTGCGACCGAGTTCCTGCAAT
Above is a window of Anderseniella sp. Alg231-50 DNA encoding:
- a CDS encoding sarcosine oxidase subunit gamma, producing the protein MSEAVHTSPLAHLDGSHDAAELSISISEVADRGMIDLRGEAGSVKFRQAAKTALGIDLPLKPRSTAVKGDVTVLWLSVDQWLVCCPRNKAAGLVDKLRKNLDTLHSLVVDVSDARAIIRLEGDNAREVMMKGSSIDFTLPDYKTGLVRRLVFAEIAALAHIVTDKPCTIDIYVFRSFADYTWKWIEATAKPAATIGLFGARSE
- the ddlA gene encoding D-alanine--D-alanine ligase gives rise to the protein MANRKLKVGILFGGKSAEHEVSLQSAQNVADAIDRSKYDVALIGIDKSGEWLLPDQSRFLLNAADPKLIKLNSENPESVALVPQSGGQLSNLSSGGAHSSIDVAFPILHGPFGEDGTVQGLLKLAGVPFVGSGVIGSAAGMDKDVMKRLLRDAGIPIARSLTFRHGDILSFEAISAEIGLPLFVKPANMGSSVGVHKVSDQTTFDEAVADAFAYDTKILVEEFIDGRELECAVLGNLQPEASVVGEIKPSHDFYSYEAKYLDEHGAALEIPANIPDTVSGTIRDLAVKTFQTLECEGLGRVDCFLKSDGEIIVNEINTMPGFTKISMYPRLWEASGISYPELITRLIELGLERFEREQKLKTSF
- a CDS encoding helix-turn-helix domain-containing protein — protein: MFGDKSRDLPMPIALVLVPEFTLLPVTSVIDPLRLSNRLSEKDLYKWSIHSTDGSPITSSSGITLVPDGNLDTIPEHATVIVCGGTNVHRYGEKTLFNWLRKQARRGTDIGAICTGAQLLAMAGLLDGYTCTIHWENQPGFIEEFPDINVTSGLFEVDRDRFTGAGGTAALDLILSLISAQHGAVLASSVAENILHSPIRQPGEHQRMSLPARIGARHPKMVGIIEQMENNLEDPLSPSLLARQAGLSTRQLERLFRRYLDRSPKRYYLELRLKKARSLLLQTSMSVINVALACGFSSPSHFSKCYRAYYSRTPYRERGLPNSSVPDEQL
- a CDS encoding ATP-binding protein produces the protein MISRKSLAFRLIAAASVVSVVLLIAAGILLSSLFTAAVERSLDARLQAVMDGLLASVELQQEVPKINNVLADTRFEIPLAGWYWQISSLDGDPTRQVASASLLDERLPLTQFMKPDRRPGNRMSGYLEDQSGNTLRVIEQRFTLFGSKEQYSFLVAGNFDELQTEVSAFNNALIAVLGLLGVGLVAAILLQVRYGLRPLSDLQGELAEIREGEQEGIAGSYPDEIQTVTDELNLLLKANTEVIDRARTQVGNLAHALKTPLSVLTNEAGIHGGTLGKKVSEQTGVMRDQVSMYLDRARRAARAKTIGSSTDASDVVKSIVRTLERIHVDRKISVKSKYDTKVRFRGERQDLEEMVGNLLDNAFKWTNGKVAVGVRPSASPVDKRIAWIDVCVEDNGPGLPDGGAAIAMERGKRLDETKPGSGLGLSIVSETAAMYGGKLHLDKSGLGGLHAILTLPAARRGDG
- a CDS encoding response regulator, which translates into the protein MRLLVVEDDPDLNRQLVTALGDAGYAVDTATDGEEGHFLGDTEPYDAVILDIGLPVMDGVSVLENWRRDGRKMPVLILTARDRWSDKVAGFDAGADDYVAKPFHMEEVLARVRALLRRASGNASSEMTCGELALDTSSARVTVDGGAIKLTSLEFRLLSYMMHHKGKVISRTELVEHLYDQDFDRDSNTIEVFVGRLRKKLGIDVLKTVRGLGYCLSEPDDQS
- a CDS encoding nitroreductase family protein, yielding MNVEDAARARYSCRAFLAGKPVDRKAVEELLAVAATAPSGGNLQPWNIIALSGEPLAALIGDVQAQVGDLPRGEGSEYRIYPQDLKEPYFARRHKCGEDLYATIGVGREDKPGRMKQFRRNIELFSAPVGLFVYLDRQMQPGQWSDAGMFIQTLMLAATARGLATCGQEFWAMWHKSVARHTHPPDDWMLFCGIALGFPDPEAPVNSLKTDRAPLSEVARFTGF
- a CDS encoding 2-dehydropantoate 2-reductase, with protein sequence MKVAIMGAGAIGAYVGARLAQAGLDVALIARGQHLDAIRNDGLSVESPLGEVSGLDLTATDDPADIGIVDLVVFTVKLWDTEAAAQAMKPLIGPHTRVVTLQNGIDSVATISKHVAGDQVVGGTIYLFAVIDRPGVIRNSGGVHKMIFGADNGNSVMGQLSDALERAPGIDGVRSDDVSQVIWQKYIRLVPLSAATALTRKSVGDVRSDATTRKFLQSLLEELVSVAKAEGHGFAGDQVADGMAFYDGLPEQFKSSMLEDVERGNRLELPWLSARVCELGELHAIATPANWAAKCGLHLLAAGSRD